In Deinococcus puniceus, one genomic interval encodes:
- the dnaX gene encoding DNA polymerase III subunit gamma/tau produces the protein MSAIYQRARPIRWDEVVGQEHVKDVLKAALEQGRVGHAYLFSGPRGVGKTTTARLIAMTANCTGPLPKPCGECESCLSVRSGNHPDVLEIDAASNNSVDDVRDLREKVGLAAMRGGKKIYILDEAHMMTRNAFNALLKTLEEPPSHVIFILATTEPEKIIPTILSRCQHYRFRRLTPEEIAGKLAGLAQKEGMNADADALHLIGRLADGAMRDGESLLERMLAAGTAVTRAAVEDALGLPPSERVRGIASALMLGDAGGAIQGAGQLYRDGFAARTVVEGLVAAFGLALHAELGLGGEKMDGADVPRLLKLQAALDEQDSRFARSADGLSLELALTHALLAADAGGSNAGANAGRTQTSAAVPTDVTQRLNRLEKELAGLKAGGARAAASGPAVADFDPGARRNPGPTPVREAVNAALNDLESGDLEAPAPAALQGSWAEVTRQASMQLRAFLKPARTHAEAGFVSLTYDDKNAFHAKQVVSKYDELAALVLRVFGPVAFELVTPEGTKRQKMGAGGINTGAMGTGAVAQAVSTPAPARAKAPASTPTPAIPPASEVPAFQPTRSQRPASNPTPSNPASSNRGPEFAPIDPVNSAPAPASAPRAAPVATMEPPAAAPAPARAQAQRPPQRSSPDDVAAAPLPTASPAPWEAEHAADAPPAPSDAGGGDRITPVGASRELYIVEAITEEPDWGDVGGEFQDSPAQAARAQANAAPPSLDDAPYASFMPERPAPTTRPDPALKLTPPEPKATPLKAASGRPADIRAHPMYEEIKGRFSGRVREIGKNRNPAPVVAETDGDDEEVGEV, from the coding sequence ATGAGCGCCATTTATCAGCGGGCGCGGCCTATTCGTTGGGATGAAGTGGTGGGGCAAGAACATGTCAAGGATGTGCTGAAAGCTGCGCTGGAACAGGGCCGGGTGGGGCACGCTTACTTGTTTTCGGGGCCGCGCGGCGTGGGCAAAACCACCACCGCCCGCCTGATCGCCATGACCGCCAACTGCACCGGGCCACTGCCTAAGCCGTGCGGCGAGTGCGAATCGTGCCTGAGCGTCAGAAGCGGCAACCATCCCGACGTGCTGGAAATCGACGCGGCCTCCAACAATTCGGTAGACGACGTGCGCGATTTGCGCGAGAAGGTGGGCCTCGCGGCCATGCGTGGCGGCAAAAAAATCTACATTCTCGACGAAGCGCACATGATGACGCGCAACGCCTTCAACGCGCTGCTCAAAACGCTGGAAGAGCCGCCCAGCCACGTTATTTTTATTCTGGCCACCACCGAGCCGGAAAAGATTATTCCCACCATTCTGAGCCGCTGCCAGCACTACCGTTTTCGCCGCCTGACGCCTGAAGAAATTGCCGGGAAATTGGCAGGTTTGGCCCAGAAGGAAGGCATGAACGCCGACGCGGACGCCCTGCACCTGATCGGGCGCTTGGCCGATGGAGCCATGCGCGACGGCGAAAGCTTGCTGGAACGGATGCTGGCGGCGGGCACGGCGGTCACGCGGGCGGCGGTAGAAGATGCATTGGGCTTGCCCCCCAGCGAGCGCGTGCGCGGCATCGCCTCGGCCCTGATGTTGGGCGATGCAGGCGGCGCGATTCAGGGCGCAGGCCAGCTTTACCGCGACGGATTCGCGGCCCGCACGGTAGTCGAGGGCTTGGTGGCCGCCTTCGGGCTGGCCCTGCACGCCGAACTGGGCTTGGGCGGCGAGAAGATGGACGGCGCAGACGTGCCCCGGCTGCTGAAGCTGCAAGCCGCGCTCGATGAACAAGATTCCCGCTTCGCCCGCTCCGCCGATGGTCTGAGCCTAGAACTCGCCCTCACACACGCGCTGTTGGCCGCCGACGCTGGGGGCAGCAATGCTGGGGCCAACGCGGGGCGCACCCAAACCTCTGCCGCCGTTCCCACCGACGTGACCCAACGCCTGAACCGTCTGGAAAAGGAATTGGCGGGCCTGAAAGCGGGCGGAGCGCGGGCGGCGGCTTCCGGCCCTGCGGTGGCCGACTTCGATCCGGGGGCGCGCCGTAATCCGGGGCCGACGCCTGTGCGCGAAGCCGTCAATGCGGCGCTCAATGACTTGGAATCGGGCGATCTGGAGGCCCCCGCGCCAGCCGCCTTGCAGGGCAGTTGGGCCGAGGTGACCCGGCAGGCCAGCATGCAACTCCGGGCCTTTCTGAAGCCTGCCCGCACGCATGCCGAAGCTGGATTTGTCAGCCTGACTTACGACGATAAGAACGCTTTTCATGCCAAGCAAGTGGTGAGCAAATACGATGAGTTGGCCGCGCTGGTGCTGCGGGTCTTCGGCCCGGTGGCGTTTGAATTGGTGACGCCGGAAGGCACGAAGCGGCAGAAGATGGGCGCTGGTGGAATAAATACTGGGGCAATGGGCACTGGCGCAGTGGCTCAGGCTGTTTCGACTCCGGCTCCAGCCCGCGCCAAAGCTCCTGCCTCCACTCCAACGCCCGCCATTCCGCCCGCTTCCGAAGTGCCCGCCTTCCAGCCCACGCGCAGCCAGCGCCCGGCCAGCAACCCAACCCCTAGCAACCCAGCCAGCAGCAACCGGGGGCCAGAGTTTGCGCCGATAGACCCGGTCAATTCAGCTCCGGCCCCGGCTTCCGCGCCCCGTGCTGCCCCAGTTGCCACGATGGAACCGCCCGCTGCTGCCCCCGCGCCAGCCCGCGCCCAGGCCCAGCGTCCTCCGCAGCGTTCCAGCCCCGACGATGTGGCCGCCGCGCCGCTGCCCACCGCCTCTCCCGCGCCTTGGGAGGCCGAACACGCCGCCGATGCGCCGCCCGCGCCCAGCGATGCAGGAGGCGGCGACAGAATCACGCCTGTGGGGGCCAGCCGCGAGCTGTATATCGTGGAGGCTATTACCGAGGAACCCGACTGGGGCGATGTGGGCGGCGAGTTTCAGGACAGTCCGGCTCAGGCTGCGAGGGCGCAGGCCAACGCCGCTCCGCCCTCATTGGACGACGCGCCCTACGCCTCCTTCATGCCCGAACGCCCGGCCCCGACGACGCGCCCCGACCCTGCGCTCAAGCTGACGCCGCCAGAACCGAAGGCCACGCCCCTCAAGGCTGCGTCTGGCCGTCCTGCCGACATCCGTGCCCACCCCATGTACGAGGAAATAAAAGGCAGATTTTCGGGCCGCGTGCGCGAAATAGGTAAAAACCGCAACCCCGCGCCTGTGGTGGCGGAAACCGACGGCGACGATGAGGAAGTGGGCGAGGTCTGA
- the mutY gene encoding A/G-specific adenine glycosylase, with protein MNAALAQQALPIPAVQQALLTWFDQHGRALPWRLGEEGARDPYRVWVAEILLQQTQVARGLVYYERFLTAFPSVEALAEAPIDAVLKAWEGCGYYARARNLHKAAGMMVAGGIPSTYAGWLALPGVGPYTAAAVASLAFNEGRAVNDGNVRRVLARLYGERLPTEPWVQARADALLDLSRPGAFNEAVMDLGATICTPKAPRCKVCPLAAWCEARASGEPTAFPAPKVRAAVRDVGAVAVLIGNEQHAVLERREGALLGGLMGLPSELREPDEAGAKALARLCARLNATPGALLGTVTHSMTHRRIVLDVYAAQSGQARTPVQDAALSRLDHKALGLLAARRGSLFGVE; from the coding sequence GTGAACGCCGCCCTAGCCCAACAAGCTCTTCCCATTCCCGCCGTGCAACAGGCGCTGCTGACGTGGTTTGACCAGCATGGGCGGGCGCTGCCTTGGCGCTTGGGCGAAGAAGGTGCACGCGATCCGTACCGTGTCTGGGTGGCCGAAATCCTGCTTCAGCAAACGCAGGTGGCGCGGGGGTTGGTGTATTACGAGCGGTTTCTGACGGCGTTTCCGAGTGTAGAGGCGTTAGCCGAAGCACCTATAGACGCCGTGCTGAAGGCGTGGGAAGGCTGCGGCTACTACGCCCGCGCCCGCAATTTGCACAAAGCGGCGGGCATGATGGTGGCGGGCGGCATTCCCAGCACCTATGCGGGGTGGCTGGCCTTGCCGGGAGTCGGGCCGTACACGGCGGCGGCAGTAGCTAGCCTCGCCTTCAATGAGGGGCGGGCCGTGAACGACGGCAACGTGCGGCGCGTGCTGGCGCGGCTCTACGGCGAACGCCTGCCCACTGAACCTTGGGTACAGGCGCGGGCCGACGCTTTGCTCGACCTCAGCCGCCCCGGAGCCTTCAACGAAGCGGTGATGGACTTGGGAGCCACCATCTGCACGCCCAAAGCGCCCCGTTGCAAGGTGTGCCCGCTGGCCGCGTGGTGTGAGGCGCGGGCCAGTGGCGAGCCGACAGCTTTTCCGGCTCCCAAAGTTCGGGCAGCGGTGCGGGATGTGGGGGCGGTGGCCGTCCTGATCGGCAACGAGCAACACGCTGTGCTGGAACGCCGCGAAGGAGCCTTGCTGGGCGGTCTAATGGGCTTGCCGTCTGAACTGCGGGAGCCGGATGAGGCGGGTGCAAAAGCTTTGGCCCGCCTATGCGCCCGCCTAAACGCCACGCCGGGGGCTTTGCTGGGCACAGTTACGCACAGCATGACCCACCGCCGCATCGTGCTGGACGTGTACGCCGCCCAATCAGGGCAGGCCCGGACGCCCGTGCAGGACGCCGCCCTGTCGCGGCTGGATCACAAAGCGTTGGGGCTACTGGCAGCGCGGCGGGGATCGTTGTTTGGGGTGGAATGA
- a CDS encoding coiled-coil domain-containing protein yields MSSSALHRLPVRMLGDLVSPRALERIVLDAAHARNTTPERLDAATMEDILKREVFKRLQLSVPAALAKRRVSDVIEQLSKTTQERALPSFAESGVAELEEGAKRFGLYFDWPEAQRLRGLLGVARQEEEAGKDTALLVQEGQDLIARMERRLQEGLVSQAQDLAELQATFRRVEAMGGKDVRRLENLITQLADAQKQGTLLPAEVERARNITFKLRKQLESSVVQTLTAESLGDAPQQAAVSAEMQAEVQARVLALEQEHAARQLADLGREFGPLLHARADLDARHSKLKNQQHGGSLLPEAVDAWRAELEAARDAALRVQQTELDTIAAQIAGLPNTASVQAARLTLDVARMTLSGGGLATDELRELSATLNALTSPDLDQAAAELLLERQRELMDVERAARDVPGADMDLAPALEAARAALARGEDVDPANLWTLLERRMGEAAQQREDFDARADHVVNEYDTVRHLAGETTQRLGRLAESLRAQRRLGPMSADARDNYAQTLADAEAMLQEARAEYRAAQEVTSTFGADALSGLLDVFDFGGGTGGEGGAFGMEAALPASASASPRPNDAWLVGGGVIVEGVHDAGAVQLASLLDQASALGLRHLSAKDSAFAWVAQQDAQGRWRLARARDEASLSLNAGRWVAGG; encoded by the coding sequence ATGAGTTCTTCCGCCTTGCACCGCCTGCCCGTGCGGATGTTGGGTGACCTGGTGTCGCCCCGCGCCCTGGAACGCATTGTTCTGGACGCCGCACATGCCCGCAACACCACCCCGGAACGGCTGGACGCCGCGACCATGGAAGACATTCTGAAGCGCGAGGTGTTTAAGCGCTTGCAGCTCAGTGTCCCGGCGGCTCTGGCCAAACGGCGCGTGTCGGACGTGATCGAGCAGTTGTCTAAGACCACGCAGGAGCGGGCGCTGCCCAGCTTTGCAGAGAGCGGCGTGGCCGAACTGGAAGAGGGGGCCAAGCGCTTTGGGCTGTACTTCGACTGGCCCGAAGCCCAGCGGTTGCGCGGCCTGTTGGGCGTGGCGCGGCAAGAAGAAGAGGCGGGCAAAGACACCGCCTTGCTGGTGCAAGAAGGCCAAGACCTGATTGCCCGCATGGAGCGCCGCCTGCAAGAAGGTTTGGTGTCTCAGGCGCAGGATTTGGCCGAATTGCAGGCGACCTTCCGGCGCGTAGAGGCGATGGGCGGCAAAGACGTGCGCCGCTTGGAGAACCTGATCACGCAGCTGGCCGACGCCCAGAAGCAGGGCACGCTGCTGCCCGCCGAGGTGGAACGCGCCCGCAATATCACCTTCAAACTGCGCAAGCAACTGGAATCTTCGGTGGTGCAGACCCTGACCGCCGAAAGTCTGGGAGACGCGCCCCAACAGGCGGCGGTGTCTGCCGAGATGCAGGCCGAGGTGCAGGCGCGGGTGCTGGCGCTGGAACAGGAACACGCGGCCCGCCAACTGGCCGATCTGGGCCGCGAGTTTGGGCCGCTGCTGCACGCCCGCGCCGACCTAGACGCCCGCCACAGCAAATTGAAGAACCAGCAGCACGGCGGCTCGCTCCTGCCCGAAGCCGTTGACGCTTGGCGTGCCGAACTGGAAGCGGCCCGTGACGCGGCGTTGAGGGTGCAACAGACCGAACTGGACACCATTGCCGCCCAGATTGCCGGTTTGCCCAATACGGCGTCGGTGCAGGCCGCCCGCCTGACACTGGACGTGGCCCGCATGACCTTATCGGGCGGCGGACTGGCCACCGACGAGCTGCGCGAACTGAGCGCCACCCTGAACGCCCTGACCAGCCCAGACCTCGATCAGGCCGCCGCAGAACTGCTGCTGGAGCGCCAGCGCGAACTGATGGACGTGGAACGTGCCGCCCGCGACGTTCCGGGCGCAGACATGGACTTGGCCCCCGCACTGGAGGCCGCCCGCGCTGCACTGGCACGCGGCGAGGACGTCGACCCGGCCAACCTCTGGACGCTGCTGGAACGCCGGATGGGCGAGGCTGCCCAGCAACGCGAGGATTTCGACGCCCGCGCCGACCACGTGGTGAACGAATACGATACGGTGCGCCATTTGGCCGGAGAAACCACCCAGCGTCTTGGCCGTTTGGCCGAGAGCCTGCGTGCCCAGCGCCGTCTAGGCCCGATGTCTGCCGATGCCCGCGACAACTACGCCCAGACCTTGGCCGACGCCGAAGCCATGCTGCAAGAAGCCCGCGCCGAATACCGCGCCGCGCAGGAAGTCACCTCTACTTTTGGGGCCGATGCCCTGAGCGGCTTGCTGGACGTGTTCGACTTCGGTGGAGGGACGGGTGGAGAAGGCGGTGCGTTCGGAATGGAAGCGGCACTTCCGGCCTCCGCGTCTGCGTCCCCACGCCCCAACGACGCCTGGCTGGTGGGCGGCGGCGTCATTGTAGAAGGCGTGCACGACGCCGGAGCCGTGCAACTGGCGAGCCTGCTGGATCAGGCCAGCGCCCTCGGCCTGCGCCATCTGAGCGCCAAAGACAGCGCCTTTGCGTGGGTGGCCCAGCAAGACGCGCAGGGCCGCTGGCGACTGGCCCGCGCCCGCGACGAAGCCAGCCTCAGCTTAAACGCCGGGCGCTGGGTGGCGGGGGGGTAG
- a CDS encoding roadblock/LC7 domain-containing protein, giving the protein MTNAVYSMIVRALAGSVSERAAETMLRAALREQNLTSEGVSALEMQRVLSGPLLNRLSVVLPQARARAELRALASRLEVQYPKAPTLFSETIPVAMWDEGAAMTNTGTHWQEPYDLNADDFEFDDPDYTGPVGVRVYELGTTSGQDDVILDFARMQGVMGVMVCRSTGEVLRVRALRDAAGLSGVVAATALLFQKRALTLMSADLGGQTVCMRPLGQYCVAVVAGPQVNVGRLLTELSQIQVAL; this is encoded by the coding sequence ATGACGAACGCCGTGTACTCCATGATTGTGCGTGCCCTTGCGGGCAGCGTTTCTGAACGTGCTGCCGAAACGATGCTGCGGGCCGCGCTGCGCGAACAGAACCTGACCTCGGAAGGCGTCAGTGCCCTAGAGATGCAGCGGGTCTTGTCGGGGCCGCTGCTGAACCGGTTGTCCGTGGTGTTGCCTCAGGCCCGCGCCCGCGCCGAGCTGAGGGCGCTTGCCAGCCGACTAGAAGTGCAGTACCCCAAAGCGCCCACCCTGTTTTCTGAAACGATTCCGGTGGCGATGTGGGACGAGGGAGCAGCCATGACGAATACCGGTACCCACTGGCAAGAACCCTACGACCTCAATGCAGACGATTTCGAGTTCGACGACCCCGATTACACCGGGCCGGTGGGCGTGCGCGTCTATGAGTTGGGCACCACCAGCGGTCAGGACGATGTGATTCTGGACTTTGCCCGCATGCAGGGCGTGATGGGCGTGATGGTCTGCCGCTCCACAGGCGAGGTGTTGCGCGTGCGGGCGCTGCGGGACGCCGCCGGACTCAGCGGTGTGGTGGCGGCCACGGCCCTGCTGTTTCAAAAACGCGCCCTGACCCTGATGTCGGCGGACTTGGGCGGTCAAACGGTGTGCATGAGGCCGCTCGGCCAGTACTGCGTAGCGGTGGTGGCCGGGCCGCAAGTGAATGTGGGCCGCCTGTTAACCGAACTCAGTCAGATTCAGGTGGCGCTGTGA
- a CDS encoding BioF/Kbl family PLP-dependent acyltransferase yields MSTTLSARLSTELSALRDSGLLIRPRVLEAPQRARTRVDGVDVVNLASNNYLGFADHPDIKARAAEYLQTWGAGAGAVRTIAGTLQIHEDFETQLAAFKHTGSALVLQSGFTTNQGVLGTLLQPGDVVVSDELNHASIIDGLRLTKATKKIYKHSDPTDLDRVLSENDTEGLKMVVTDGVFSMDGDIAPLDELVAVARKHGAVTYVDDAHGSGVLGADGRGTVHHFGLEGAEDVIQVGTLSKAWGAVGGYAAGHGDLRQLLINRARPYLFSTAQPPAVVGALAAALELVVRDPSLMERLWSNTRYFKAELATLGFDTMGSQTPITPVLFGEPEAAFEASRRLLTKGVFAVGLGFPTVPRGLARIRNIVTAEHTKEDLDFALGAYQRVGKGLGIIGA; encoded by the coding sequence ATGTCCACGACCCTCTCGGCCCGCCTGAGTACTGAACTTTCTGCCCTGAGAGACAGTGGCCTGCTGATTCGCCCCCGCGTGCTTGAAGCCCCGCAGCGTGCCCGCACCCGCGTGGACGGCGTGGACGTGGTGAACCTCGCCAGCAACAATTACTTGGGCTTTGCCGACCACCCCGACATCAAGGCGCGGGCCGCCGAGTACTTGCAGACTTGGGGCGCGGGTGCGGGGGCCGTGCGAACCATCGCCGGAACGCTGCAAATCCATGAAGACTTCGAGACGCAACTGGCCGCCTTCAAGCACACGGGCAGTGCGCTGGTGCTGCAAAGCGGCTTCACGACCAATCAGGGCGTGCTGGGCACCCTGCTGCAACCCGGCGACGTGGTGGTCAGCGACGAACTGAACCACGCCAGCATCATTGACGGGTTGAGGCTGACCAAAGCCACCAAAAAGATTTACAAGCACAGCGACCCCACCGACCTAGACCGCGTGCTGAGTGAAAACGACACCGAGGGTCTGAAAATGGTGGTCACAGACGGCGTGTTCAGCATGGACGGCGACATCGCCCCGCTGGACGAACTGGTGGCAGTGGCCCGCAAACACGGCGCGGTGACGTATGTGGACGACGCGCACGGCTCAGGTGTGCTGGGCGCAGACGGACGCGGCACGGTGCATCATTTTGGGCTGGAGGGTGCAGAGGACGTGATTCAGGTGGGCACGCTGAGCAAGGCGTGGGGCGCGGTGGGCGGCTACGCGGCGGGTCACGGCGACCTGCGCCAACTCCTCATCAACCGGGCGCGGCCCTACCTGTTTTCGACGGCCCAGCCGCCTGCGGTGGTGGGTGCGTTGGCGGCGGCCCTCGAACTGGTGGTGCGCGACCCCAGCCTGATGGAGCGCCTGTGGAGCAACACGCGCTACTTCAAGGCAGAGTTGGCGACGTTGGGCTTTGACACGATGGGCAGCCAGACGCCCATTACGCCCGTGCTGTTTGGCGAACCGGAAGCCGCGTTCGAGGCCAGCCGCCGCCTGCTTACAAAAGGGGTCTTTGCCGTGGGACTAGGCTTTCCCACTGTGCCGCGAGGACTGGCCCGCATTCGGAACATCGTCACTGCCGAACACACCAAAGAAGACCTCGATTTCGCGCTGGGAGCCTATCAACGGGTGGGCAAGGGCTTGGGCATCATCGGGGCATGA
- a CDS encoding GNAT family N-acetyltransferase has translation MSAHPLNHSPISYRVRAELALADLGKLREAAWGGQDDGSWWKPVLERSLTWVTAHDGAALVGFVNVAWDGGVHAFLLDTTVHPNWQRRGIGTQLVRRAAEAARTGATQIGQVEWLHVDFEPYLSEFYAGCGFQSTAAGLLRLK, from the coding sequence ATGAGCGCCCACCCCCTCAACCACAGTCCAATCAGTTACCGCGTGCGGGCAGAGCTGGCATTGGCCGACTTGGGCAAGCTACGGGAAGCCGCGTGGGGCGGGCAGGATGACGGCTCTTGGTGGAAGCCCGTGCTGGAGCGCAGCCTGACTTGGGTCACGGCGCATGACGGCGCGGCGTTGGTGGGCTTCGTGAACGTGGCGTGGGACGGCGGCGTTCACGCTTTTTTGCTGGATACGACGGTTCATCCCAACTGGCAGAGGCGTGGGATCGGCACCCAACTGGTGCGCCGCGCTGCCGAGGCCGCCCGAACCGGAGCCACCCAGATTGGACAGGTGGAATGGCTGCACGTAGATTTTGAACCATACCTGAGCGAGTTTTACGCTGGGTGCGGGTTCCAGAGTACGGCGGCGGGCTTGCTCCGGTTGAAGTGA
- the ubiE gene encoding bifunctional demethylmenaquinone methyltransferase/2-methoxy-6-polyprenyl-1,4-benzoquinol methylase UbiE has protein sequence MTSPPSMPPVGDKQDKGAGVQAMFASIAPRYDLLNRVLSLGIDRSWRREATREALALSNPNGAGARVLDVATGTADFALELKATAPGAEVIGSDFVPEMLAIGRVKAKARQIDIVLEEGDALNLPYPDASFDVITCAFGFRNFADYARGLAEFHRVLTPGGRLVILEFPPPRAGLFGSVFRFYFRHILPRIGALVSGNAGAYTYLPESVLAFPDPERLAGLMRATGFHTRFKLLSAGIAAIHVGDKG, from the coding sequence ATGACTTCCCCGCCGTCCATGCCACCCGTCGGAGACAAGCAAGATAAAGGCGCGGGCGTGCAGGCCATGTTCGCTTCCATCGCGCCCCGTTACGACCTGCTGAACCGGGTGCTGAGCCTCGGTATAGACCGCTCTTGGCGGCGGGAGGCCACCCGCGAAGCCTTGGCGCTGAGCAACCCGAACGGTGCAGGCGCACGGGTGCTGGATGTGGCGACGGGCACGGCAGATTTCGCGCTGGAACTCAAAGCCACAGCGCCGGGGGCCGAAGTGATCGGCAGCGACTTCGTGCCCGAAATGCTGGCGATTGGCCGAGTGAAGGCCAAAGCCCGCCAGATAGACATCGTGCTGGAAGAGGGCGACGCCCTGAATCTGCCCTACCCCGACGCCAGTTTCGATGTGATTACCTGTGCGTTCGGCTTCCGCAACTTTGCCGACTATGCACGCGGGCTGGCCGAGTTTCACCGAGTCCTCACGCCGGGTGGCCGATTGGTCATCTTGGAGTTTCCGCCGCCGCGTGCGGGCCTGTTCGGGAGCGTGTTCCGCTTCTATTTCCGCCATATCCTGCCGCGGATCGGAGCGCTGGTCAGCGGGAATGCCGGGGCTTACACCTACCTGCCCGAAAGCGTGCTGGCCTTCCCCGACCCCGAACGCTTGGCAGGCCTGATGCGGGCCACCGGCTTCCACACAAGATTCAAGCTGCTGAGCGCGGGCATTGCGGCGATTCATGTGGGGGATAAGGGGTAG